One genomic window of Acidobacteriota bacterium includes the following:
- the panB gene encoding 3-methyl-2-oxobutanoate hydroxymethyltransferase, with translation MSKQTKTARKTVKDITAAKGAVPLVCLTAYDAPTAAILDDHADLLLVGDSVGMVVHGLPSTVGVTMEMMILHGQAVMRGSEKALVVVDMPFGSYETNNDSAFLNAARIMKETGCQAIKIESGTYAAGQIAHLVERGVPVMGHIGLRPQAINVDGGFRAKGRTHAERDRVIAEARATAEAGAFALVIEGVAEDLAAEITAEVSCPTIGIGASAACDGQILVTHDMLGLFDWTPKFVRRYADLSKAINEAAAAYAADVRARTFPGKAETYSLRKPEA, from the coding sequence ATGTCAAAGCAAACCAAGACCGCCCGCAAGACCGTCAAGGACATCACGGCCGCCAAGGGCGCCGTGCCGCTGGTCTGCCTGACCGCCTATGACGCGCCGACCGCCGCGATCCTCGATGACCACGCCGACCTCCTGCTGGTCGGCGACAGCGTCGGCATGGTCGTTCACGGCCTGCCATCGACCGTCGGCGTGACCATGGAGATGATGATCCTGCACGGGCAGGCAGTGATGCGCGGCAGCGAGAAAGCGCTCGTCGTCGTCGACATGCCGTTCGGCTCCTACGAGACGAACAATGACTCCGCCTTTCTGAACGCCGCCCGCATCATGAAGGAAACCGGCTGCCAGGCGATCAAGATCGAGAGCGGCACCTATGCCGCCGGCCAGATCGCCCACCTTGTGGAACGGGGCGTTCCGGTGATGGGCCATATCGGCCTGCGCCCGCAGGCGATCAACGTCGATGGCGGCTTCCGCGCCAAGGGCCGCACCCATGCCGAGCGCGACCGGGTGATCGCCGAAGCCCGCGCCACTGCCGAGGCGGGGGCTTTCGCCCTGGTCATCGAAGGCGTGGCGGAGGACCTCGCGGCTGAAATCACCGCCGAAGTCAGCTGCCCGACCATCGGGATCGGCGCCTCGGCCGCCTGCGACGGGCAGATCCTCGTCACCCATGACATGCTCGGCCTGTTCGACTGGACGCCAAAATTCGTGCGCCGCTACGCCGATCTCAGCAAGGCGATCAACGAGGCCGCCGCCGCCTATGCCGCCGACGTGCGCGCCCGCACCTTCCCGGGCAAGGCGGAGACCTACAGCCTGCGAAAACCTGAGGCCTAA